ACCGGGCTGTCCGTCTGGGGCGCAATGGGTTTCGGGTACGCCGAGATCGGCACCGTCACCGCTTACGCGCAGCCGGGCAATCCGGCGCCGCGGTTGTTCCGGCTGCCCGAGGACCGGGCGTTGCTCAACAGGATGGGCTTCAACAATCACGGTGCCGGCGCTCTGGCGGCACGACTGGCCCAGCACGTGCCCGACGTTCCATTGGGTGTCAACATCGGTAAGACCAAGAAGACCCCGCCTGAGCAAGCTGTCGACGATTACCGTTGGAGCGCAAGACTATTGGCGCCGCTGGCGTCCTATCTTGTGGTGAACGTCAGCTCGCCGAACACTCCCGGACTGCGTGATCTGCAGGCCGTCGAATCGCTGCGGCCGATCCTGGTGGGCGTCCTGGCCGAATCGGCGGGCACCCCGGTATTGGTCAAGATCGCCCCGGATCTGTCCGATTCGGATGTCGACGACATCGCTGACCTGGCCGTCGAGCTGGGTCTGGCCGGCATCGTCGCGACCAACACCACCATCTCGCGGGACGGGCTGCGCACCCCGGGTGTGGACGCGCTGGGTGCCGGCGGAATCTCCGGGCCACCGGTGGCCCGCCGCGCCGTGGAGATACTGCGGCGGCTCTACGACCGGGTCGGCGATCGTCTGGTGCTGATCAGCGTCGGCGGTATCGAGACGGCCGACGATGCCTGGGAACGCATCACCGCGGGTGCCTCGCTGCTGCAGGGCTACACCGGGTTCATCTACGGCGGAGGCTTGTGGGCCAAGGAGATTCACGACGGCATCGCCCGCCGCTTGCACGACGGCCGATTCGCGTCGCTGAGCGAAGCCGTCGGCTCGGCGGTGGGCAACCGGAAGAGGCCGCCGGGTTGAACGGCGGGAACGCCGCCCTTTCAGCCGGCAGCGCCACCGGGTAGCCCGCCGGCCCCACCGGTGCCCGCGGAACCGCCGGCACCGCCATTGCCGCCCGTATTTCCGACGGGACCCTGGCCGGACTTACCACTACCACCGCCGGTGCCGGCGCTGCCGGTGTCGCGGCCGGTGCCCCCGGTGCCGCCGGTTCCGCCGGTGCCTCCGGTGCCACCCGTCCCGCCCGGCCCGGATGCCGAGTTGCCGCCGGTTCCGCCGGTGCCACCTGCGGCGGCGTCGCCGCCTCTGCCCCCGGCGCCCTGGCTCTGCTTGGTGCCGTCTCCCCGGCCGCCATCGCCCCCGTTGCCGCCGTCGCCACCGAAACCACCGGTGCCGCCGTTACCGGCGCTGCCGCTGCCGGTGCCCGCACCGCCGACTCCCCCGGCGCCGGCGGTGCCGCCCGCTCCGCCTTGAGCGCCGTAACCGCTGATGATGCCGGCGCCACCACCCCCGCCAGTGCCGCCGGTCCCGCCCTGGCCGCCGACACCGCCGCTGCCTCCGCCGTCTCCACCGACCCCGCCAGCCCCGGCCACCCCGCCGGTGCCGCCCTTGCCGCCGACGGCGCCGTTCGCCGAGGTATTACCGGTGTTGCTGCCGCCGGCGCCTCCGGTGCCGCCGTGGCCGCCCAGACCGCCCACGCCGCCCTGACCGCCGCGGACGCCGCCGATGCCC
This genomic stretch from Mycobacterium paragordonae harbors:
- a CDS encoding quinone-dependent dihydroorotate dehydrogenase — translated: MYGLLRGLLFTVPAERVHTAVFAGLRGVTAPGPVRRRLGRWLGPTDPVLASTVFGVRFPGPLGLAAGFDKDGTGLSVWGAMGFGYAEIGTVTAYAQPGNPAPRLFRLPEDRALLNRMGFNNHGAGALAARLAQHVPDVPLGVNIGKTKKTPPEQAVDDYRWSARLLAPLASYLVVNVSSPNTPGLRDLQAVESLRPILVGVLAESAGTPVLVKIAPDLSDSDVDDIADLAVELGLAGIVATNTTISRDGLRTPGVDALGAGGISGPPVARRAVEILRRLYDRVGDRLVLISVGGIETADDAWERITAGASLLQGYTGFIYGGGLWAKEIHDGIARRLHDGRFASLSEAVGSAVGNRKRPPG